A stretch of the Clostridiales bacterium genome encodes the following:
- a CDS encoding helix-turn-helix domain-containing protein → MRYSYEYKMKCIEMYREGRWPETPTGIKEARYFHNMILRWFHVVEANGPDILKPRETNKDWTPEERYELVAKVLGGSSIQSVANEAGINSGLLTCWVRKYKNEGYNGLINKRKGRPPKEPHMKKINYNNPRKLNESEYEELVRLRAENEYIKAEIEVIKKEIALREEKEAARLKAKKQRSSKNSEKKNTN, encoded by the coding sequence ATGCGTTACAGTTATGAGTACAAGATGAAATGTATTGAGATGTACAGAGAAGGAAGGTGGCCTGAGACCCCTACAGGTATTAAAGAAGCGCGATACTTTCATAATATGATCCTGCGATGGTTTCATGTAGTAGAAGCAAATGGGCCAGATATTCTCAAACCCCGGGAAACTAATAAGGATTGGACCCCAGAAGAGAGATATGAGCTGGTTGCAAAAGTCCTAGGTGGTTCATCAATCCAGTCTGTAGCTAATGAGGCGGGTATAAATAGCGGATTACTTACTTGCTGGGTTCGCAAATATAAGAACGAGGGGTATAATGGCCTTATAAACAAGAGAAAAGGTCGACCACCAAAGGAGCCCCATATGAAGAAAATCAATTACAACAACCCTAGGAAACTTAATGAGTCCGAGTATGAAGAACTCGTAAGGCTAAGGGCTGAAAACGAGTATATCAAAGCGGAAATCGAAGTCATAAAAAAAGAGATCGCCTTGAGAGAAGAAAAGGAAGCTGCGCGTCTCAAGGCGAAAAAGCAGCGATCATCAAAGAACTCAGAGAAGAAGAATACCAACTGA
- a CDS encoding sigma-70 family RNA polymerase sigma factor has protein sequence MQEIAHEFSPGVAKMDDNRREHVNRLMLQYEKDMLKLCYIYLRDYDLAQEALQESFLKVYTRFGTYRGEAAEKTWLTSIVANTCKDILRSAWFRNRQLHVSLDSLPSSFPPPDETQLDLMAAIMNLPVKSREVIQMKFQHGLSNEEIARVLHVTPTAVSKRIRKACSRLKQTLEGGSRNE, from the coding sequence ATGCAGGAAATCGCGCATGAATTCTCGCCGGGAGTAGCAAAGATGGACGATAACCGCAGGGAACATGTGAATCGGCTCATGCTTCAGTATGAAAAGGATATGCTGAAGCTGTGTTACATCTACCTGCGGGACTACGACCTGGCGCAGGAAGCGCTGCAGGAAAGCTTCCTGAAGGTGTATACCCGTTTCGGCACCTACCGCGGGGAAGCCGCGGAAAAAACCTGGCTCACCAGTATTGTGGCCAACACATGCAAGGATATCCTCCGCTCTGCCTGGTTCCGGAACCGGCAGCTGCACGTATCCCTGGATTCCCTGCCGTCATCCTTCCCGCCCCCGGATGAAACCCAGCTGGACCTGATGGCTGCCATTATGAACCTGCCCGTCAAAAGCCGGGAAGTCATCCAGATGAAATTCCAGCACGGCCTGAGCAACGAGGAGATCGCCCGGGTGCTTCACGTGACCCCGACGGCCGTCTCCAAACGGATACGCAAGGCGTGCAGCCGACTGAAGCAGACGCTGGAAGGAGGATCCCGCAATGAATAA
- a CDS encoding leucine-rich repeat protein, producing MNNNVNTEKDMEQLITETLDHCMSGIDTAPSLRPVVDKKLEENPAPAKRRIPVRQLVLPAAALVCALVVFFGIRMNSASRPDPVTATENPAFALAQPTGFDPLPEEPWRKWLAESDSSAEADNLRPVGLSCEKEGIRFTVEAAGVDGEGADVLYSLEDLEGNRINEETHVWGAVDVMCDGVGSAALSTNAHILYTPNRMSARLSHFVTDGTAIPGDNQPVTFFLDELGLISHTVLDLAPYLAEYGDSAEAMVPDESLPNQSVYWADYVKHSSETLPSRILDVSSPLDISLNPSIRLDGIGIIDGQCHVRLRYVDNEPFVESSSPYVFRPVEYVCICAPGSESWLNDYEKRSDVCIFEWRKAPAPGSEPDEQEFIFPLAEGAGIPLYIRSCSGVVDGNWKVEAPLDSIWTGPEDYAGSDTPGYYESRLTYTLNEDGTAVVKGRTGKKDFQLMRHMVIPAELDGYPVTAIADEAFMDWYGLESVVIPDTVTAIGDRAFMGCDNLESIDLPEGLRTIGEQAFFWAGLRKVIIPDSVLSFGQNAFVPCSADIDTKFEIPRTAELISYCYANGLTFTIRDSEPAAEPAAIPAE from the coding sequence ATGAATAACAATGTGAATACAGAAAAAGATATGGAGCAGCTGATCACCGAAACCCTGGACCACTGCATGTCCGGCATCGACACCGCGCCGTCCCTGCGCCCGGTGGTGGACAAAAAGCTGGAGGAAAACCCCGCGCCGGCGAAAAGGCGCATTCCCGTCCGGCAGCTTGTGCTTCCGGCCGCCGCGCTGGTGTGCGCGCTGGTGGTCTTCTTCGGAATCCGGATGAATTCCGCTTCCCGGCCGGATCCGGTAACGGCAACGGAAAACCCGGCTTTCGCGCTTGCGCAGCCCACCGGCTTTGATCCCCTGCCGGAAGAACCCTGGCGGAAATGGCTGGCGGAGTCCGATTCCAGTGCGGAAGCAGATAACCTCCGCCCGGTCGGGCTCAGCTGTGAAAAGGAAGGCATCCGCTTCACGGTCGAAGCCGCCGGGGTGGATGGTGAAGGCGCCGATGTGCTTTATTCCCTGGAGGACCTGGAAGGAAACCGGATCAATGAGGAAACCCATGTCTGGGGCGCCGTCGACGTCATGTGCGACGGTGTCGGCAGCGCCGCGCTCAGCACCAACGCCCACATTCTTTACACCCCCAACCGGATGAGCGCCCGCCTGTCGCACTTTGTCACCGATGGAACCGCCATCCCCGGAGATAATCAGCCCGTCACCTTCTTCCTCGATGAACTCGGACTGATCAGCCATACCGTCCTGGATCTGGCGCCGTATCTGGCGGAATATGGGGACAGTGCAGAGGCAATGGTCCCGGATGAATCATTACCCAACCAGTCTGTCTACTGGGCGGATTATGTTAAGCATTCTTCCGAAACACTGCCTTCCCGGATCCTGGACGTTTCCAGCCCGCTGGATATCAGCCTCAACCCCAGCATCCGGCTGGATGGAATCGGCATCATTGACGGACAGTGCCACGTCCGCCTCCGCTATGTAGATAATGAACCGTTTGTCGAATCATCCAGTCCCTACGTTTTCCGGCCGGTGGAATATGTATGTATTTGTGCTCCCGGTTCCGAAAGTTGGCTGAATGATTATGAAAAACGCAGCGATGTCTGCATCTTTGAATGGAGAAAAGCCCCGGCCCCGGGCAGTGAACCGGATGAACAGGAATTCATCTTTCCCCTGGCGGAAGGAGCCGGAATCCCGTTGTATATCCGTTCCTGCAGCGGTGTCGTGGACGGAAACTGGAAAGTGGAGGCTCCCCTCGATTCCATCTGGACCGGCCCGGAAGATTATGCCGGCAGCGACACTCCCGGTTACTATGAATCCCGCCTCACATATACCCTCAATGAGGACGGAACCGCCGTCGTCAAAGGACGTACCGGAAAAAAAGACTTCCAGCTCATGCGCCATATGGTCATTCCGGCGGAGCTGGACGGCTATCCCGTGACCGCGATCGCGGATGAAGCTTTCATGGACTGGTACGGGCTGGAATCCGTTGTCATCCCGGACACTGTCACCGCCATCGGAGACAGGGCGTTCATGGGCTGCGACAATCTTGAATCCATCGACCTCCCGGAAGGACTCCGGACCATCGGCGAGCAGGCGTTCTTCTGGGCCGGCCTGCGGAAAGTCATCATTCCGGACAGTGTCTTATCCTTCGGCCAGAATGCGTTCGTCCCCTGTTCCGCTGACATCGATACCAAGTTTGAGATTCCCCGCACCGCGGAACTGATTTCCTACTGCTACGCCAACGGACTCACATTCACCATCCGGGACAGCGAACCCGCTGCAGAACCCGCCGCTATACCGGCCGAATAA